In Leptodactylus fuscus isolate aLepFus1 chromosome 2, aLepFus1.hap2, whole genome shotgun sequence, one genomic interval encodes:
- the BLACAT1 gene encoding bladder cancer associated transcript 1, which yields MPQFTFACFCGLHGFCKMKPKKEEPQAEQETSV from the coding sequence ATGCCTCAGTTTACCTTTGCATGTTTCTGTGGTCTTCATGGATTCTGCAAAATGAAGCCAAAAAAAGAGGAACCGCAAGCTGAACAGGAGACTTCAGTATGA